The Pseudoxanthomonas suwonensis sequence CCGCCACGAAGAAGTGGTCGATATGGCCGGACGCTTGAAGGTCGGCATATCCGGCCAGCTGGTCATCGACTACCGCAACGAACGGGCACAAGGCGGAGATCCTGTCTGCCCATTGCTGCTCGTCATGGGCATGCGGAGCCCACGCATCGAGTTGATCCCTCGTATAGAAGTTGCGCGCAAGTTCATGGACGGACGACATGAACACATGTCGAAGTTCCGCTTGGTCTGCTGGCGTGAAGTCGCGGATGAGCATGTCTGGAGACTGGCCTCTGGACCGGGCTACAGCCCCATCTCGCGCAGCACGTGCGGCGCCGGATACACCTGCTCCATCAGCCAGCGCATGTAGCGCATGTCGACGTGGATCGCGCGCTTGTAGCGCGGGTCGAACCACCAGCTGGCGCTGACCGCCTCCCAGTTGCTGTCGAAGTTCAGGCCGATCAGCTCGCCGCGGGCGTTGAGCACCGGCGAGCCGGAGTTGCCGCCGGTGGTGTCCAGGTTGGTGAGGAAGTTGACCGTCTGCGTGCCCAGCGCCGGGTCGGCGGTGGCGCCGAAGTCGCCGCGGGCGATCGCGTCCAGCAGCGGCTGCGGCGCGTCGAACGGGACCTGGCCGGTGTGCTTCTCGGCGATCCCGGCCACCGTGGTCACCGGGGCGTAGGTCACCGCGTCGCGCGGCTGCAGGCGTTCCAGACGGCCGTAGCTGACCCGCAGGGTGCCGTTGGCGTCCGGGTACACCGCGCCTCCCTGCTGCTCGCGCCAGGCGACCAGCGCGCGCATGTAGGCCGGGCGCAGGCGCAGCAGTTCGCCGTCGCGGGTCTTGCGCTCCTGCTCCAGGCGCAGCTGTGCCGGGATGAGCCGCGCTGCTAGTTCCAGCAGCGGGTCGGCCGGCAGCGCGCGGCCCTCGCGCGCTGCCGCGAACGCCGCCAGCCGCACCGGTTCGTCGCCCAGCGCGGTGCCGGCGTACAGCGCATCCAGCGCCGTGGCCAGCGCGTCCGGGGTGCGGCCGAAGGCCGCGTCGAACTCGGGCAGGCGCTGCGCGTCGGGCAGGCGCTGGTAGCGGCCGAGCAGTTCGGCGAGCAGCGCCTTTTCCACGGCCGGGTCGTAGCGGCGCTGGACCTGCTTCAGGGTGCCCTCGATCAGGGCCAGGTCGCGGGCCTGGTAGCCGCTCTCGCGCTCGGCGTCGGGCCGGGCCGATTCCAGGCGCAGCCGTTCCAGCAGCAGGGCCGAGCGCATCAGCTGGGTCTGGCTGCCGAGCAGGCCCAGCAGCAGTTCGCGTTCGCGTACCGCCGAGGCCTGGGCCAGCACCCCGGCCAGCGCGTCGATGTCGCGGCGGTCGCCGCGGCCGGTGGCGGCGAGCATGCCGCGCTCGTCCTGCGCGCGCTGGCGAACCGCGTCGCTGCGCAGCAGACCGTCCAGCTCGCCGGCGGCGCGCTTGCGGTTGTTCTTCAGCGACTGCACCTGCGAGGCGTAGCGGGTCGCGGCCTCGGCGTTGCCGGCGCCGCCGCGCTCGATCGCCGCCAGCAGCTGGTCGAACACCGCCACCCGCGCCGGCAGCGTCCACTCCACCTGCTCGGCGAACTCGGCGGCGGTGCGGTGGCGGTAGGTGATGCCCGGGTAGCCGGCGAGCATGGCGAAGTCGCCCTCGCGCGGCCCGTCGTGGGCGATGCGCAGGTGCGAGGGCGGCTGGTAGGGCACGTTGTCCGGCGAATGCGCGGCCGGCTTGCCGTCGCGGCCGACGTAGGCGCGCAGCAGGGTGAAGTCGCCGGTGTGGCGCGGCCACATGAAGTTGTCGGTCTCGTCGCCGAAGTTGCCGATCGCGCGCGGCGGCGCGTACACCAGGCGCAGGTCGCGCAGTTCCAGCTGGCGGATCCGGTAGAAGTCGGTGCCGTAGTACATGTTGGCCACGCTGCAGCGGATCCCGGTTTCCCGTTCGCACTCGGCCACGATGCGCTTGCTGGCCGCGTCGACCGCGTCGAAGTAGGCGCGGCCGGACTTGCCGCGCGCCGCGCCCAGCACCTGGTCGGTGACCCGGTCGAAGCCGACGGTGACCAGCACCCGGTAATCGGGATTGGCCGGCAGTTCGGCGGCGCGGTCGGCGGCGATGTAGCCGTCGTCGATCAGGTTGCGCTGCGGGGTGCTGTTGTACTGGATCACGCCGTAGGCGACGTGGTGGTTGGTCAGCACCAGGCCGTCGGCGGAAACGAAGGCGCCGGTGCCGCCGCCAGCGCGCACCACCGCGTTGAGCGGGGCGGCGGTGAGGTCGGCCAGCGCGGCGGGGTCGCCTGCGTAGCCGGCCTGACGCAGCTGTTCACCGATCTGCGGCAGCTGCGCGGCCATCCACATGCCCTCGTCGGCGTGCGCGGCGGCGGACAGGGTGGCCAGGCAGGCCAGCAGGGCGCGGGCCGGGTGGCGTCGGCGCCGCGGGGCGGCCGGCATGTTGTTCGTCATCGGCGGGTCACATTCTCGATAAGCGGACCGGAAACGTTAGCGGCGGCACGCGGCGCGGACAACCGCCGCAGGTCATGCGCGCAGCGTCAGCGCTCGGTGCGCCAGTTGATCGAGGTGCGCGTCTCGACCGTGCTGGACTCCAGCTCGACGTCGAAGCCCTTGCGCAGCAGGTACTTCAGGATCACCACCTGGCCGGCGCCGACCATCGACACGCCATAGCCGACGTACAGTCGCGGCGAGAGGTACTTGCCCACGCCCACCACCGAGCCGCCCAGCGCGCGCGAGTGCATGACCCCGGCGTCGTCGAAGCCCAGCCGGGTGCCCAGCTGCGCCGCGATCAGCCCGGTGCCGGCCGACAGCGCCGCCGAGGTCGCGGTGACCTGCTGGGCCTGGTCGCGGGTCGCGCCCTCCAGGCTGCGGCCGAGCATCAGGTAGGCCAGCGCCTCGGACTGCGGCATCGCCGGGTTGGACCAGACGTTGAGCTGCGGCGCCATCGCGTGGCCGGACACGTCGATGCCGGCGACCACGTCGCCCACCCGGCGTTCGGCGCGCACGTTGATGCGCGGATCGGCGATCAGGTTGTTGCTCCAGGTCAGCTGGCCGTTGGTGATGGTCAGGTCCTGGCCGTAGGCGCGGTAGCGGCCGCCGACTTCCAGCGCGCCGGTGGCGACCATTTCATGGCCCGGGCGGGCACGCACCTGCAGCCGCCCGTTCATGGTGCCCTGCAGGCCATAGCCGGTGATTGTGACGTCGTTGGCCAGGATCAGCGCCAGGTCCATGTCCAGCGGCGTGCCGCGCCGCTCCTCCGGGTCGATCGGGTCGACCACCACCACGTCCTCGGATACCGACACGCCCTGTTCGAAGCGTTCCAGGTGCACGGTGGCATCGGTCACCTCGACCTGGCCGCGCAGGACCATGGTCGGGCCGTCCATGCTGAACTCCACGTCCGGGTTGGCCGTGGCCCGCAGCATGGGCGTGTCGGCGACCAGCACGTCCTGGCCGTGGATGTGCAGCTGCAGCGGCGTGGCCTGACCGAACCAGGACAGGCTGCCGTCCACCATCAGCTTGCCGCCGCCGGAACTGACCGAGGCCGACAGCCGCGCCGAACCGTCCGGCTGCGCGTCCAGGCTGCCCTGGCCGTCGGTCAGGCTCAGGCCCAGCGCGGGCAGTTCGCCCTGGAAGTCCTCCAGCAGCAGCTGGCCGGCCATCAGCGGTTCGCCGCGGGTGCCGCGCAGGCTCATGTGGCCGCGGATGATCCCGCGCGGGCGCACCAGGTCCGGCGAGAACAGCTCCAGCCAGAACAGCTGCGAGATGTGGGTGTACAGCTCGCCGGTCAGCGGCGAATACGGCTCCCAGCCGGTGGCGAAGGTGGCGTCGATGTAGCCGTTGCCCTGGAAGCCGGTGCCGAGCCGGCCCTGGATCGTCTGCGGATCGAAGGTCAGGTCGAAGCTGAAATGGTCGTAGCGGGCGATCTCGCGGCGTGCGTTGTTGCCCAGGCGCAGGCCGCCTTCCAGCGAGGCCAGG is a genomic window containing:
- a CDS encoding GNAT family N-acetyltransferase; this translates as MLIRDFTPADQAELRHVFMSSVHELARNFYTRDQLDAWAPHAHDEQQWADRISALCPFVAVVDDQLAGYADLQASGHIDHFFVAARFSGRGIGSALMEHIHQAATRRGIPELSACVSLAAESFFSRHGFSVARRQSAIVNGISLDNALMTKRLLSGSSFGPA
- a CDS encoding S46 family peptidase — its product is MTNNMPAAPRRRRHPARALLACLATLSAAAHADEGMWMAAQLPQIGEQLRQAGYAGDPAALADLTAAPLNAVVRAGGGTGAFVSADGLVLTNHHVAYGVIQYNSTPQRNLIDDGYIAADRAAELPANPDYRVLVTVGFDRVTDQVLGAARGKSGRAYFDAVDAASKRIVAECERETGIRCSVANMYYGTDFYRIRQLELRDLRLVYAPPRAIGNFGDETDNFMWPRHTGDFTLLRAYVGRDGKPAAHSPDNVPYQPPSHLRIAHDGPREGDFAMLAGYPGITYRHRTAAEFAEQVEWTLPARVAVFDQLLAAIERGGAGNAEAATRYASQVQSLKNNRKRAAGELDGLLRSDAVRQRAQDERGMLAATGRGDRRDIDALAGVLAQASAVRERELLLGLLGSQTQLMRSALLLERLRLESARPDAERESGYQARDLALIEGTLKQVQRRYDPAVEKALLAELLGRYQRLPDAQRLPEFDAAFGRTPDALATALDALYAGTALGDEPVRLAAFAAAREGRALPADPLLELAARLIPAQLRLEQERKTRDGELLRLRPAYMRALVAWREQQGGAVYPDANGTLRVSYGRLERLQPRDAVTYAPVTTVAGIAEKHTGQVPFDAPQPLLDAIARGDFGATADPALGTQTVNFLTNLDTTGGNSGSPVLNARGELIGLNFDSNWEAVSASWWFDPRYKRAIHVDMRYMRWLMEQVYPAPHVLREMGL